Proteins from one Monodelphis domestica isolate mMonDom1 chromosome 6, mMonDom1.pri, whole genome shotgun sequence genomic window:
- the MAP4K2 gene encoding mitogen-activated protein kinase kinase kinase kinase 2 isoform X2 — protein sequence MGEGRGGRGVGGAAVPLGALAGRARAGAAGNPRAGASGPAPAPPQCPARAWARLLPSGRAARAAATAAAGSRLRLGAGRPAPGHVASSGRVAAGPPRALRAAAAGGGRHLRGRVQGADRPGARDTQTSELAAVKIVKVDPGDDISSLQQELTILKECRHPNVVAYLGSYLRNDRLWICMEFCGGGSLQEIYQATGPLEERQIAYVCREALKGLHHLHSQGKIHRDIKGANLLLTLHGDVKLADFGVSGELTATVAKRRSFIGTPYWMAPEVAAVERKGGYNELCDVWAVGITAIELAELQPPLFHLHPMRALMLMSKSSFQPPKLKEKACWSQNFHHFLKLALTKNPKKRPPAEKLLQHPFTAQTLPRTLLTQLLDKLNDPQLGVPTPEDGDLETYDLFPDTIYSRGQHGPAERTPSEIQFHQVKFGAPRRKETEPPSEPWEEEWTLLGKEELTGSLLQSVQEALEERSLTMKPALEDQVFASPEDGTGTIKRSPFGGPGPPAPEGSDSPGSPPEPPESPGPRSEAPPLLSSEWATMTRKEDSERSSCHGLPPTPKVHMGACFSKVFNGCPLQIHAAVTWIHPGTRDQFLVVGAEEGIYTLNLHELHEDTLEKLIPQRCFWLYCVNNVLLSLSGKTTHVWAHDLPALFEQRQQQRQRPAPLSMATQRLPQRIIPRRFALSTKMADTRGCLKCRVVRNPYTGSTFLLAALPSGLLLLQWYEPLKKFLLLKNFTTSLPNPLGLLEPLILEGKELPQVCVGATGSGGPGLGLQFHILPLEAGLSPDFLIPPEGAPGTARQVIQVDRDTVLVCFERCVRLVNLQGTPTGALAPELTFDFPIETVVCLQDSVLAFWQHGMQGRSLETNELTQEITDETRLFQVLGAHRDIILQSTPTDNPGAHSNLYILTGHQSSY from the exons GGCTCCTCCCCTCGGGGCGGGCGGCTCGGGCTGCTGCCACCGCTGCTGCGGGCTCCCGGCTCCGGCTCGGCGCGGGCCGGCCGGCACCGGGCCATGTCGCTTCTTCGGGACGTGTCGCTGCAGGACCCCCGCGAGCGCTTCGAGCTGCTGCAGCGGGTGGGGGCCGGCACCTACGGGGACGTGTACAAGGTGCGGACCGGCCCGGG GCCCGGGACACGCAGACTTCCGAGCTGGCTGCCGTGAAGATAGTCAAAGTGGACCCag gAGATGACATCAGCTCCCTCCAGCAGGAGCTCACCATCCTCAAAGAGTGTCGCCACCCCAACGTGGTCGCTTACTTGGGCAGCTACCTCAG AAATGACCGCCTGTGGATCTGCATGGAGTTCTGCGGAGGAGGGTCCCTGCAGGAGATCTACCAGG CCACGGGACCCCTGGAAGAGAGACAGATCGCCTACGTGTGCCGGGAAGCCCTCAAG GGCTTGCATCATCTGCACTCTCAGGGGAAGATTCACCGGGACATCAAG GGCGCCAACCTGCTCCTCACTCTTCACGGAGACGTCAAACTGG CGGACTTTGGCGTGTCCGGAGAGCTCACGGCGACGGTGGCCAAGAGGAGGTCCTTCATCGGGACGCCATACTG GATGGCCCCCGAGGTGGCTGCCGTGGAGCGCAAGGGGGGCTACAACGAGCTGTGTGACGTGTGGGCCGTCGGGATCACCGCCATCGAGCTGGCCGAGCTGCAGCCGCCGCTGTTCCACCTGCACCCCATGAG GGCGCTCATGCTCATGTCCAAGAGCAGCTTCCAGCCTCCCAAGCTGAAGGAGAAGGCCTGCTG GTCCCAGAACTTTCACCACTTCCTCAAGCTGGCCCTGACCAAGAACCCCAAGAAAAGACCCCCTGCTGAGAAGCTCCTGCAG CACCCCTTTACAGCCCAGACCCTTCCCCGGACGCTCCTCACGCAGCTCCTGGACAAACTCAATGACCCTCAGCTGGGCGTCCCCACGCCGGAGGACGGCGACCTGGAG ACCTACGACCTGTTTCCGGACACGATCTACTCCAGGGGGCAGCACGGCCCGGCCGAGAGGACCCCGTCCGAGATCCAGT TCCACCAGGTGAAATTCGGGGCTCCCAGGAGGAAGGAGACGGAGCCACCGAGTGAGCCG TGGGAGGAAGAGTGGACGCTGTTAGGGAAGGAGGAGCTCACTGG GAGTCTGCTGCAGTCGGTCCAGGAGGCCTTGGAGGAACG GAGCCTGACCATGAAGCCGGCTCTGGAGGACCAG GTCTTCGCCTCCCCAGAGGACGGAACCGGAACCATCAAGCGATCCCCATTCGGGGGCCCCGGACCCCCGGCACCCGAAGGCTCGGACTCTCCCGGCTCCCCTCCAG AGCCGCCCGAGTCGCCTGGGCCCCGCTCGGAGGCCCCGCCGCTGCTCTCTTCTGAGTGGGCCACCATGACGCGGAAGGAAGACAGCGAG AGATCCTCCTGCCACGGCCTCCCCCCGACCCCCAAAGTTCAC ATGGGCGCCTGCTTCTCCAAAGTCTTCAACGGCTGCCCGCTGCAGATCCACGCCGCCGTCACCTGGATCCACCCCGGCACCCGAG ACCAGTTCTTGGTGGTGGGGGCCGAGGAGGGGATCTACACCCTCAACCTGCACGAGCTCCACGAGGACACTTTGGAGAAG TTGATCCCCCAACGCTGCTTCTGGCTCTACTGTGTCAACAACGTCCTTCTCTCCCTGTCAG gGAAGACCACCCACGTGTGGGCCCACGACCTGCCGGCGCTGTTtgagcagcggcagcagcagcggcagcggccGGCCCCCCTGTCCATGGCCACCCAGCGGCTCCCGCAGCGGATCATCCCCAG GCGCTTCGCCCTCTCCACGAAGATGGCGGACACCAGGGGCTGCCTCAAGTGCCGCGTGG TTCGAAACCCCTACACGGGGAGCACCTTCCTGCTGGCCGCCCTGCCCTCCGGCCTGCTGCTCCTGCAGTGGTACGAGCCCCTGAAGAAATTCCTGCTCCTCAAG AACTTCACTACTTCCCTGCCCAATCCTTTGGGGCTCCTGGAACCTCTGATCCTGGAAGGGAAGGAGCTGCCTCAAGTGTGTGTGGGTGCCACGGGGTCCGGGGGCCCCGGCCTCGGCCTCCAGTTCCACATCCTCCCTCTGGAGGCCGGGCTCTCTCCTGACTTCCTCATCCCTCCAG AGGGGGCGCCTGGCACTGCCCGGCAGGTGATCCAGGTGGACAGAGACACGGTGCTGGTGTGCTTTGAGC GCTGCGTGAGGCTGGTGAACCTCCAGGGGACCCCGACAGGCGCCCTGGCCCCCGAGCTGACCTTTGACTTCCCCATCGAGACTGTGG TCTGCCTTCAGGACAGTGTGTTGGCTTTCTGGCAGCACGGCATGCAGGGGCGGAGCCTGGAGACTAACGAG CTGACTCAGGAGATCACCGACGAGACGAGGCTATTCCAAGTGCTCGGGGCTCACAG AGACATCATCCTGCAGAGCACCCCCACCGACAACCCCGGGGCCCACAGCAACCTCTACATCCTAACCGGCCACCAGAGCAGCTACTAA
- the MAP4K2 gene encoding mitogen-activated protein kinase kinase kinase kinase 2 isoform X1, which produces MGEGRGGRGVGGAAVPLGALAGRARAGAAGNPRAGASGPAPAPPQCPARAWARLLPSGRAARAAATAAAGSRLRLGAGRPAPGHVASSGRVAAGPPRALRAAAAGGGRHLRGRVQGADRPGARDTQTSELAAVKIVKVDPGDDISSLQQELTILKECRHPNVVAYLGSYLRNDRLWICMEFCGGGSLQEIYQATGPLEERQIAYVCREALKGLHHLHSQGKIHRDIKGANLLLTLHGDVKLADFGVSGELTATVAKRRSFIGTPYWMAPEVAAVERKGGYNELCDVWAVGITAIELAELQPPLFHLHPMRALMLMSKSSFQPPKLKEKACWSQNFHHFLKLALTKNPKKRPPAEKLLQHPFTAQTLPRTLLTQLLDKLNDPQLGVPTPEDGDLETYDLFPDTIYSRGQHGPAERTPSEIQFHQVKFGAPRRKETEPPSEPWEEEWTLLGKEELTGSLLQSVQEALEERSLTMKPALEDQVFASPEDGTGTIKRSPFGGPGPPAPEGSDSPGSPPAEPPESPGPRSEAPPLLSSEWATMTRKEDSERSSCHGLPPTPKVHMGACFSKVFNGCPLQIHAAVTWIHPGTRDQFLVVGAEEGIYTLNLHELHEDTLEKLIPQRCFWLYCVNNVLLSLSGKTTHVWAHDLPALFEQRQQQRQRPAPLSMATQRLPQRIIPRRFALSTKMADTRGCLKCRVVRNPYTGSTFLLAALPSGLLLLQWYEPLKKFLLLKNFTTSLPNPLGLLEPLILEGKELPQVCVGATGSGGPGLGLQFHILPLEAGLSPDFLIPPEGAPGTARQVIQVDRDTVLVCFERCVRLVNLQGTPTGALAPELTFDFPIETVVCLQDSVLAFWQHGMQGRSLETNELTQEITDETRLFQVLGAHRDIILQSTPTDNPGAHSNLYILTGHQSSY; this is translated from the exons GGCTCCTCCCCTCGGGGCGGGCGGCTCGGGCTGCTGCCACCGCTGCTGCGGGCTCCCGGCTCCGGCTCGGCGCGGGCCGGCCGGCACCGGGCCATGTCGCTTCTTCGGGACGTGTCGCTGCAGGACCCCCGCGAGCGCTTCGAGCTGCTGCAGCGGGTGGGGGCCGGCACCTACGGGGACGTGTACAAGGTGCGGACCGGCCCGGG GCCCGGGACACGCAGACTTCCGAGCTGGCTGCCGTGAAGATAGTCAAAGTGGACCCag gAGATGACATCAGCTCCCTCCAGCAGGAGCTCACCATCCTCAAAGAGTGTCGCCACCCCAACGTGGTCGCTTACTTGGGCAGCTACCTCAG AAATGACCGCCTGTGGATCTGCATGGAGTTCTGCGGAGGAGGGTCCCTGCAGGAGATCTACCAGG CCACGGGACCCCTGGAAGAGAGACAGATCGCCTACGTGTGCCGGGAAGCCCTCAAG GGCTTGCATCATCTGCACTCTCAGGGGAAGATTCACCGGGACATCAAG GGCGCCAACCTGCTCCTCACTCTTCACGGAGACGTCAAACTGG CGGACTTTGGCGTGTCCGGAGAGCTCACGGCGACGGTGGCCAAGAGGAGGTCCTTCATCGGGACGCCATACTG GATGGCCCCCGAGGTGGCTGCCGTGGAGCGCAAGGGGGGCTACAACGAGCTGTGTGACGTGTGGGCCGTCGGGATCACCGCCATCGAGCTGGCCGAGCTGCAGCCGCCGCTGTTCCACCTGCACCCCATGAG GGCGCTCATGCTCATGTCCAAGAGCAGCTTCCAGCCTCCCAAGCTGAAGGAGAAGGCCTGCTG GTCCCAGAACTTTCACCACTTCCTCAAGCTGGCCCTGACCAAGAACCCCAAGAAAAGACCCCCTGCTGAGAAGCTCCTGCAG CACCCCTTTACAGCCCAGACCCTTCCCCGGACGCTCCTCACGCAGCTCCTGGACAAACTCAATGACCCTCAGCTGGGCGTCCCCACGCCGGAGGACGGCGACCTGGAG ACCTACGACCTGTTTCCGGACACGATCTACTCCAGGGGGCAGCACGGCCCGGCCGAGAGGACCCCGTCCGAGATCCAGT TCCACCAGGTGAAATTCGGGGCTCCCAGGAGGAAGGAGACGGAGCCACCGAGTGAGCCG TGGGAGGAAGAGTGGACGCTGTTAGGGAAGGAGGAGCTCACTGG GAGTCTGCTGCAGTCGGTCCAGGAGGCCTTGGAGGAACG GAGCCTGACCATGAAGCCGGCTCTGGAGGACCAG GTCTTCGCCTCCCCAGAGGACGGAACCGGAACCATCAAGCGATCCCCATTCGGGGGCCCCGGACCCCCGGCACCCGAAGGCTCGGACTCTCCCGGCTCCCCTCCAG CAGAGCCGCCCGAGTCGCCTGGGCCCCGCTCGGAGGCCCCGCCGCTGCTCTCTTCTGAGTGGGCCACCATGACGCGGAAGGAAGACAGCGAG AGATCCTCCTGCCACGGCCTCCCCCCGACCCCCAAAGTTCAC ATGGGCGCCTGCTTCTCCAAAGTCTTCAACGGCTGCCCGCTGCAGATCCACGCCGCCGTCACCTGGATCCACCCCGGCACCCGAG ACCAGTTCTTGGTGGTGGGGGCCGAGGAGGGGATCTACACCCTCAACCTGCACGAGCTCCACGAGGACACTTTGGAGAAG TTGATCCCCCAACGCTGCTTCTGGCTCTACTGTGTCAACAACGTCCTTCTCTCCCTGTCAG gGAAGACCACCCACGTGTGGGCCCACGACCTGCCGGCGCTGTTtgagcagcggcagcagcagcggcagcggccGGCCCCCCTGTCCATGGCCACCCAGCGGCTCCCGCAGCGGATCATCCCCAG GCGCTTCGCCCTCTCCACGAAGATGGCGGACACCAGGGGCTGCCTCAAGTGCCGCGTGG TTCGAAACCCCTACACGGGGAGCACCTTCCTGCTGGCCGCCCTGCCCTCCGGCCTGCTGCTCCTGCAGTGGTACGAGCCCCTGAAGAAATTCCTGCTCCTCAAG AACTTCACTACTTCCCTGCCCAATCCTTTGGGGCTCCTGGAACCTCTGATCCTGGAAGGGAAGGAGCTGCCTCAAGTGTGTGTGGGTGCCACGGGGTCCGGGGGCCCCGGCCTCGGCCTCCAGTTCCACATCCTCCCTCTGGAGGCCGGGCTCTCTCCTGACTTCCTCATCCCTCCAG AGGGGGCGCCTGGCACTGCCCGGCAGGTGATCCAGGTGGACAGAGACACGGTGCTGGTGTGCTTTGAGC GCTGCGTGAGGCTGGTGAACCTCCAGGGGACCCCGACAGGCGCCCTGGCCCCCGAGCTGACCTTTGACTTCCCCATCGAGACTGTGG TCTGCCTTCAGGACAGTGTGTTGGCTTTCTGGCAGCACGGCATGCAGGGGCGGAGCCTGGAGACTAACGAG CTGACTCAGGAGATCACCGACGAGACGAGGCTATTCCAAGTGCTCGGGGCTCACAG AGACATCATCCTGCAGAGCACCCCCACCGACAACCCCGGGGCCCACAGCAACCTCTACATCCTAACCGGCCACCAGAGCAGCTACTAA
- the MAP4K2 gene encoding mitogen-activated protein kinase kinase kinase kinase 2 isoform X3, producing the protein MSLLRDVSLQDPRERFELLQRVGAGTYGDVYKARDTQTSELAAVKIVKVDPGDDISSLQQELTILKECRHPNVVAYLGSYLRNDRLWICMEFCGGGSLQEIYQATGPLEERQIAYVCREALKGLHHLHSQGKIHRDIKGANLLLTLHGDVKLADFGVSGELTATVAKRRSFIGTPYWMAPEVAAVERKGGYNELCDVWAVGITAIELAELQPPLFHLHPMRALMLMSKSSFQPPKLKEKACWSQNFHHFLKLALTKNPKKRPPAEKLLQHPFTAQTLPRTLLTQLLDKLNDPQLGVPTPEDGDLETYDLFPDTIYSRGQHGPAERTPSEIQFHQVKFGAPRRKETEPPSEPWEEEWTLLGKEELTGSLLQSVQEALEERSLTMKPALEDQVFASPEDGTGTIKRSPFGGPGPPAPEGSDSPGSPPAEPPESPGPRSEAPPLLSSEWATMTRKEDSERSSCHGLPPTPKVHMGACFSKVFNGCPLQIHAAVTWIHPGTRDQFLVVGAEEGIYTLNLHELHEDTLEKLIPQRCFWLYCVNNVLLSLSGKTTHVWAHDLPALFEQRQQQRQRPAPLSMATQRLPQRIIPRRFALSTKMADTRGCLKCRVVRNPYTGSTFLLAALPSGLLLLQWYEPLKKFLLLKNFTTSLPNPLGLLEPLILEGKELPQVCVGATGSGGPGLGLQFHILPLEAGLSPDFLIPPEGAPGTARQVIQVDRDTVLVCFERCVRLVNLQGTPTGALAPELTFDFPIETVVCLQDSVLAFWQHGMQGRSLETNELTQEITDETRLFQVLGAHRDIILQSTPTDNPGAHSNLYILTGHQSSY; encoded by the exons ATGTCGCTTCTTCGGGACGTGTCGCTGCAGGACCCCCGCGAGCGCTTCGAGCTGCTGCAGCGGGTGGGGGCCGGCACCTACGGGGACGTGTACAAG GCCCGGGACACGCAGACTTCCGAGCTGGCTGCCGTGAAGATAGTCAAAGTGGACCCag gAGATGACATCAGCTCCCTCCAGCAGGAGCTCACCATCCTCAAAGAGTGTCGCCACCCCAACGTGGTCGCTTACTTGGGCAGCTACCTCAG AAATGACCGCCTGTGGATCTGCATGGAGTTCTGCGGAGGAGGGTCCCTGCAGGAGATCTACCAGG CCACGGGACCCCTGGAAGAGAGACAGATCGCCTACGTGTGCCGGGAAGCCCTCAAG GGCTTGCATCATCTGCACTCTCAGGGGAAGATTCACCGGGACATCAAG GGCGCCAACCTGCTCCTCACTCTTCACGGAGACGTCAAACTGG CGGACTTTGGCGTGTCCGGAGAGCTCACGGCGACGGTGGCCAAGAGGAGGTCCTTCATCGGGACGCCATACTG GATGGCCCCCGAGGTGGCTGCCGTGGAGCGCAAGGGGGGCTACAACGAGCTGTGTGACGTGTGGGCCGTCGGGATCACCGCCATCGAGCTGGCCGAGCTGCAGCCGCCGCTGTTCCACCTGCACCCCATGAG GGCGCTCATGCTCATGTCCAAGAGCAGCTTCCAGCCTCCCAAGCTGAAGGAGAAGGCCTGCTG GTCCCAGAACTTTCACCACTTCCTCAAGCTGGCCCTGACCAAGAACCCCAAGAAAAGACCCCCTGCTGAGAAGCTCCTGCAG CACCCCTTTACAGCCCAGACCCTTCCCCGGACGCTCCTCACGCAGCTCCTGGACAAACTCAATGACCCTCAGCTGGGCGTCCCCACGCCGGAGGACGGCGACCTGGAG ACCTACGACCTGTTTCCGGACACGATCTACTCCAGGGGGCAGCACGGCCCGGCCGAGAGGACCCCGTCCGAGATCCAGT TCCACCAGGTGAAATTCGGGGCTCCCAGGAGGAAGGAGACGGAGCCACCGAGTGAGCCG TGGGAGGAAGAGTGGACGCTGTTAGGGAAGGAGGAGCTCACTGG GAGTCTGCTGCAGTCGGTCCAGGAGGCCTTGGAGGAACG GAGCCTGACCATGAAGCCGGCTCTGGAGGACCAG GTCTTCGCCTCCCCAGAGGACGGAACCGGAACCATCAAGCGATCCCCATTCGGGGGCCCCGGACCCCCGGCACCCGAAGGCTCGGACTCTCCCGGCTCCCCTCCAG CAGAGCCGCCCGAGTCGCCTGGGCCCCGCTCGGAGGCCCCGCCGCTGCTCTCTTCTGAGTGGGCCACCATGACGCGGAAGGAAGACAGCGAG AGATCCTCCTGCCACGGCCTCCCCCCGACCCCCAAAGTTCAC ATGGGCGCCTGCTTCTCCAAAGTCTTCAACGGCTGCCCGCTGCAGATCCACGCCGCCGTCACCTGGATCCACCCCGGCACCCGAG ACCAGTTCTTGGTGGTGGGGGCCGAGGAGGGGATCTACACCCTCAACCTGCACGAGCTCCACGAGGACACTTTGGAGAAG TTGATCCCCCAACGCTGCTTCTGGCTCTACTGTGTCAACAACGTCCTTCTCTCCCTGTCAG gGAAGACCACCCACGTGTGGGCCCACGACCTGCCGGCGCTGTTtgagcagcggcagcagcagcggcagcggccGGCCCCCCTGTCCATGGCCACCCAGCGGCTCCCGCAGCGGATCATCCCCAG GCGCTTCGCCCTCTCCACGAAGATGGCGGACACCAGGGGCTGCCTCAAGTGCCGCGTGG TTCGAAACCCCTACACGGGGAGCACCTTCCTGCTGGCCGCCCTGCCCTCCGGCCTGCTGCTCCTGCAGTGGTACGAGCCCCTGAAGAAATTCCTGCTCCTCAAG AACTTCACTACTTCCCTGCCCAATCCTTTGGGGCTCCTGGAACCTCTGATCCTGGAAGGGAAGGAGCTGCCTCAAGTGTGTGTGGGTGCCACGGGGTCCGGGGGCCCCGGCCTCGGCCTCCAGTTCCACATCCTCCCTCTGGAGGCCGGGCTCTCTCCTGACTTCCTCATCCCTCCAG AGGGGGCGCCTGGCACTGCCCGGCAGGTGATCCAGGTGGACAGAGACACGGTGCTGGTGTGCTTTGAGC GCTGCGTGAGGCTGGTGAACCTCCAGGGGACCCCGACAGGCGCCCTGGCCCCCGAGCTGACCTTTGACTTCCCCATCGAGACTGTGG TCTGCCTTCAGGACAGTGTGTTGGCTTTCTGGCAGCACGGCATGCAGGGGCGGAGCCTGGAGACTAACGAG CTGACTCAGGAGATCACCGACGAGACGAGGCTATTCCAAGTGCTCGGGGCTCACAG AGACATCATCCTGCAGAGCACCCCCACCGACAACCCCGGGGCCCACAGCAACCTCTACATCCTAACCGGCCACCAGAGCAGCTACTAA
- the MAP4K2 gene encoding mitogen-activated protein kinase kinase kinase kinase 2 isoform X4 — translation MSLLRDVSLQDPRERFELLQRVGAGTYGDVYKARDTQTSELAAVKIVKVDPGDDISSLQQELTILKECRHPNVVAYLGSYLRNDRLWICMEFCGGGSLQEIYQATGPLEERQIAYVCREALKGLHHLHSQGKIHRDIKGANLLLTLHGDVKLADFGVSGELTATVAKRRSFIGTPYWMAPEVAAVERKGGYNELCDVWAVGITAIELAELQPPLFHLHPMRALMLMSKSSFQPPKLKEKACWSQNFHHFLKLALTKNPKKRPPAEKLLQHPFTAQTLPRTLLTQLLDKLNDPQLGVPTPEDGDLETYDLFPDTIYSRGQHGPAERTPSEIQFHQVKFGAPRRKETEPPSEPWEEEWTLLGKEELTGSLLQSVQEALEERSLTMKPALEDQVFASPEDGTGTIKRSPFGGPGPPAPEGSDSPGSPPEPPESPGPRSEAPPLLSSEWATMTRKEDSERSSCHGLPPTPKVHMGACFSKVFNGCPLQIHAAVTWIHPGTRDQFLVVGAEEGIYTLNLHELHEDTLEKLIPQRCFWLYCVNNVLLSLSGKTTHVWAHDLPALFEQRQQQRQRPAPLSMATQRLPQRIIPRRFALSTKMADTRGCLKCRVVRNPYTGSTFLLAALPSGLLLLQWYEPLKKFLLLKNFTTSLPNPLGLLEPLILEGKELPQVCVGATGSGGPGLGLQFHILPLEAGLSPDFLIPPEGAPGTARQVIQVDRDTVLVCFERCVRLVNLQGTPTGALAPELTFDFPIETVVCLQDSVLAFWQHGMQGRSLETNELTQEITDETRLFQVLGAHRDIILQSTPTDNPGAHSNLYILTGHQSSY, via the exons ATGTCGCTTCTTCGGGACGTGTCGCTGCAGGACCCCCGCGAGCGCTTCGAGCTGCTGCAGCGGGTGGGGGCCGGCACCTACGGGGACGTGTACAAG GCCCGGGACACGCAGACTTCCGAGCTGGCTGCCGTGAAGATAGTCAAAGTGGACCCag gAGATGACATCAGCTCCCTCCAGCAGGAGCTCACCATCCTCAAAGAGTGTCGCCACCCCAACGTGGTCGCTTACTTGGGCAGCTACCTCAG AAATGACCGCCTGTGGATCTGCATGGAGTTCTGCGGAGGAGGGTCCCTGCAGGAGATCTACCAGG CCACGGGACCCCTGGAAGAGAGACAGATCGCCTACGTGTGCCGGGAAGCCCTCAAG GGCTTGCATCATCTGCACTCTCAGGGGAAGATTCACCGGGACATCAAG GGCGCCAACCTGCTCCTCACTCTTCACGGAGACGTCAAACTGG CGGACTTTGGCGTGTCCGGAGAGCTCACGGCGACGGTGGCCAAGAGGAGGTCCTTCATCGGGACGCCATACTG GATGGCCCCCGAGGTGGCTGCCGTGGAGCGCAAGGGGGGCTACAACGAGCTGTGTGACGTGTGGGCCGTCGGGATCACCGCCATCGAGCTGGCCGAGCTGCAGCCGCCGCTGTTCCACCTGCACCCCATGAG GGCGCTCATGCTCATGTCCAAGAGCAGCTTCCAGCCTCCCAAGCTGAAGGAGAAGGCCTGCTG GTCCCAGAACTTTCACCACTTCCTCAAGCTGGCCCTGACCAAGAACCCCAAGAAAAGACCCCCTGCTGAGAAGCTCCTGCAG CACCCCTTTACAGCCCAGACCCTTCCCCGGACGCTCCTCACGCAGCTCCTGGACAAACTCAATGACCCTCAGCTGGGCGTCCCCACGCCGGAGGACGGCGACCTGGAG ACCTACGACCTGTTTCCGGACACGATCTACTCCAGGGGGCAGCACGGCCCGGCCGAGAGGACCCCGTCCGAGATCCAGT TCCACCAGGTGAAATTCGGGGCTCCCAGGAGGAAGGAGACGGAGCCACCGAGTGAGCCG TGGGAGGAAGAGTGGACGCTGTTAGGGAAGGAGGAGCTCACTGG GAGTCTGCTGCAGTCGGTCCAGGAGGCCTTGGAGGAACG GAGCCTGACCATGAAGCCGGCTCTGGAGGACCAG GTCTTCGCCTCCCCAGAGGACGGAACCGGAACCATCAAGCGATCCCCATTCGGGGGCCCCGGACCCCCGGCACCCGAAGGCTCGGACTCTCCCGGCTCCCCTCCAG AGCCGCCCGAGTCGCCTGGGCCCCGCTCGGAGGCCCCGCCGCTGCTCTCTTCTGAGTGGGCCACCATGACGCGGAAGGAAGACAGCGAG AGATCCTCCTGCCACGGCCTCCCCCCGACCCCCAAAGTTCAC ATGGGCGCCTGCTTCTCCAAAGTCTTCAACGGCTGCCCGCTGCAGATCCACGCCGCCGTCACCTGGATCCACCCCGGCACCCGAG ACCAGTTCTTGGTGGTGGGGGCCGAGGAGGGGATCTACACCCTCAACCTGCACGAGCTCCACGAGGACACTTTGGAGAAG TTGATCCCCCAACGCTGCTTCTGGCTCTACTGTGTCAACAACGTCCTTCTCTCCCTGTCAG gGAAGACCACCCACGTGTGGGCCCACGACCTGCCGGCGCTGTTtgagcagcggcagcagcagcggcagcggccGGCCCCCCTGTCCATGGCCACCCAGCGGCTCCCGCAGCGGATCATCCCCAG GCGCTTCGCCCTCTCCACGAAGATGGCGGACACCAGGGGCTGCCTCAAGTGCCGCGTGG TTCGAAACCCCTACACGGGGAGCACCTTCCTGCTGGCCGCCCTGCCCTCCGGCCTGCTGCTCCTGCAGTGGTACGAGCCCCTGAAGAAATTCCTGCTCCTCAAG AACTTCACTACTTCCCTGCCCAATCCTTTGGGGCTCCTGGAACCTCTGATCCTGGAAGGGAAGGAGCTGCCTCAAGTGTGTGTGGGTGCCACGGGGTCCGGGGGCCCCGGCCTCGGCCTCCAGTTCCACATCCTCCCTCTGGAGGCCGGGCTCTCTCCTGACTTCCTCATCCCTCCAG AGGGGGCGCCTGGCACTGCCCGGCAGGTGATCCAGGTGGACAGAGACACGGTGCTGGTGTGCTTTGAGC GCTGCGTGAGGCTGGTGAACCTCCAGGGGACCCCGACAGGCGCCCTGGCCCCCGAGCTGACCTTTGACTTCCCCATCGAGACTGTGG TCTGCCTTCAGGACAGTGTGTTGGCTTTCTGGCAGCACGGCATGCAGGGGCGGAGCCTGGAGACTAACGAG CTGACTCAGGAGATCACCGACGAGACGAGGCTATTCCAAGTGCTCGGGGCTCACAG AGACATCATCCTGCAGAGCACCCCCACCGACAACCCCGGGGCCCACAGCAACCTCTACATCCTAACCGGCCACCAGAGCAGCTACTAA